A genomic segment from Aspergillus puulaauensis MK2 DNA, chromosome 1, nearly complete sequence encodes:
- a CDS encoding uncharacterized protein (COG:S;~EggNog:ENOG410PK0F) produces MLSAPVKSAKRISSLFSLSSNKDATTSPSSPRSPSLPRPSPDQIPQDRRRRSSSRPARLSSAPVVPNFSHPVSPGPMDGFDLDAPLPPPPSLLAVNQDLADNASNSPDGRPQSRGRRLSSSNRPSSSGGLAIPGGPDSRPGTPSSKRRSWMPGRARASSVDVRPPQPQLPSAWIAGLEHKILYDLGPLGRGEQISELWNETGDTYVYLFPQNTGRPASFKIHSTAFADSSSLNFLARGSDPRSPGSLERQTRSLSLNPLNGPTSPLTSHNWNDNDNDSAGSRRMSFEDDIQDEAQELHLYLPIPLNSDVSSDSTAISQEDLETLLLFRNLFAFLLGQSLIATPRSSSLFTIFMDIATLLARFEFTNLDGSNFGEIATSSFSNYCDELCLADVRKSREKTIEAVILGERLRFYPLYLEGFVHGVGKLDELKQLRSPKFGLISAVTQKRLERGFIDLDGRLKVLQTKLNDFDFPSVFSGIANSQSTVESKVVRFKAWKASFMEFRRFLLNYYRQRYGSWPPKPSRKNQFEESGLNRQVAKEMYEDMCNVYDMLVDRTSLTTRTLDMAPEVDESADTMDLTNRAMRIVLSEYDRSTPPVQPPIPFDIPQYPSLQPLLRKPIDAKKEAKQNTKKLKDSDVNAVLMGSYTRESLKPTPFVEAFMQFERRSGHGKSVNDLIDLRCGQWILIYCVIQALPLVVVDVQGIHFTDDTEYYLCIAPRGGAPWVQNDGKVARSWFGVAGGNGLVSLPSDVVINGVEGVYRRSHCWQAAEQWAEKDAILGPPTVDDPYDNESSISSPYPAHQSSTGSSSEHPPHLQHPIPGHQTPPTPLLSPGGGNLAPPPPAIPRMNSPALRARAEHRHSINPGLEALPLPAGVAPVDPPARPISTFNPNMSFDDILKQVPTQRKGKR; encoded by the exons ATGTTGTCCGCTCCTGTCAAATCGGCCAAACGCATCTCCtcactcttctccttgagcTCAAATAAAGATGCCACCACAAGTCCTTCATCTCCGCGCTCGCCTAGTCTCCCAAGACCGTCTCCCGACCAGATACCCCAGGACCGGCGACGCCGAAGTAGTTCAAGGCCAGCTCGCCTATCCTCTGCGCCCGTTGTTCCAAACTTCTCACATCCAGTATCACCTGGCCCAATGGACGGCTTCGATTTAGACGCTCCGCTgccgcctcctccctcccttcTAGCGGTTAACCAGGATCTGGCCGACAATGCATCTAACTCGCCCGATGGTAGACCTCAAAGCAGAGGCCGGAGATTGAGTAGCAGTAATAGGCCGTCCAGCTCCGGTGGTTTGGCTATCCCCGGAGGCCCCGATTCACGGCCCGGAACGCCCTCATCGAAGAGACGCAGTTGGATGCCAGGACGGGCGCGCGCTAGCTCAGTAGATGTGAGGCCTCCCCAGCCGCAACTGCCGAGTGCTTGGATTGCTGGATTAGAACATAAGATCTTGTATGATCTGGGCCCCCTGGGCCGCGGAGAACAG ATTTCGGAATTATGGAACGAGACGGGCGATACATACGTATATTTGTTCCCGCAAAACACCGGCCGACCAGCATCCTTTAAGATCCATTCCACTGCGTTCGCCGATTCATCGTCGCTAAACTTTCTCGCACGTGGCTCCGATCCTCGATCTCCCGGTAGCCTTGAGCGTCAGACCCGAAGTCTATCACTAAACCCTCTCAACGGTCCTACTTCACCTCTTACCTCTCACAACTGGAacgacaatgacaatgacagcGCCGGTAGCAGGCGCATGTCGTTCGAGGACGACATCCAGGACGAGGCCCAAGAGCTTCATCTTTACCTACCGATTCCACTCAACAGCGACGTTTCCAGTGACAGCACAGCCATCTCTCAAGAAGACCTGGAAACACTCCTTCTCTTCCGTAACCTCTTTGCCTTCCTCCTAGGCCAGTCCTTGATCGCGACTCCTCGATCATCGTCACTGTTTACGATCTTCATGGATATCGCTACATTACTAGCCCGCTTCGAATTCACCAACCTTGACGGATCCAACTTTGGTGAAATTGCTACTTCTAGCTTTAGCAACTATTGTGATGAGCTTTGCCTGGCGGATGTTCGCAAGAGCCGTGAAAAGACCATCGAAGCTGTTATCTTGGGAGAGCGCCTCCGATTTTATCCTCTATATCTGGAAGGGTTTGTGCATGGTGTAGGGAAGCTGGATGAACTGAAGCAGCTGAGAAGTCCTAAATTTGGGCTGATCAGCGCAGTCACCCAGAAGCGCCTCGAGCGTGGATTCATTGACTTGGATGGTCGTCTGAAGGTCTTGCAGACCAAGCTTAACGACTTTGACTTTCCTTCCGTTTTCTCTGGTATCGCAAATTCGCAGTCAACGGTTGAGAGTAAGGTTGTGCGTTTCAAGGCATGGAAGGCATCGTTTATGGAGTTCCGTCGGTTCCTGCTTAACTACTACCGCCAGAGATATGGCTCGTGGCCTCCCAAGCCTTCTAGGAAGAATCAATTCGAAGAGAGTGGCCTGAACCGCCAAGTTGCTAAGGAGATGTACGAGGACATGTGCAACGTGTACGATATGCTGGTTGATCGGACGTCGCTTACCACCCGAACACTGGACATGGCACCGGAAGTTGACGAGTCGGCCGATACGATGGACCTCACGAATCGTGCTATGAGAATCGTGCTAAGTGAGTATGATCGAAGTACGCCACCAGTGCAGCCGCCCATTCCTTTCGATATTCCTCAATACCCGTCACTGCAGCCTCTCTTGCGAAAACCGATAGACGCCAAGaaggaagcaaagcagaataccaagaagctgaaggactCGGACGTCAATGCCGTACTCATGGGATCCTATACGCGCGAGAGCTTGAAACCCACCCCATTTGTTGAGGCGTTTATGCAGTTTGAGCGTCGCTCTGGCCACGGAAAGTCCGTCAACGACTTAATCGATCTCCGGTGTGGTCAGTGGATCCTCATTTACTGCGTTATCCAAGCGCTACCGTTGGTCGTGGTTGATGTGCAAGGTATCCACTTTACCGACGACACGGAGTATTATCTTTGCATTGCTCCCCGAGGGGGAGCGCCTTGGGTGCAAAATGACGGCAAGGTTGCCCGTAGCTGGTTTGGCGTTGCTGGTGGCAATGGTCTCGTCAGCTTACCCTCGGATGTGGTCATCAATGGTGTGGAAGGAGTGTACCGACGCAGTCATTGCTGGCAAGCGGCGGAGCAATGGGCCGAGAAGGATGCTATTTTGGGGCCACCAACGGTTGACGATCCATATGACAACGAGTCCTCGATTTCATCCCCGTATCCAGCCCACCAGTCGTCTACAGGATCATCCTCAGAACACCCGCCGCACCTGCAACATCCGATTCCGGGCCATCAAACTCCTCCAACGCCATTGCTCTCACCCGGTGGTGGTAACCTTGCACCGCCACCCCCTGCAATCCCTCGAATGAATTCTCCAGCTCTACGAGCTCGAGCGGAACATCGGCACTCGATCAACCCTGGGCTGGAAgcattgccattgccagcCGGTGTTGCCCCCGTTGACCCTCCAGCGAGGCCTATCAGCACGTTCAATCCCAACATGAGCTTCGACGATATCCTCAAACAGGTTCCCACCCAAAGAAAGGGCAAGAGATGA